The genomic segment tttgctcggtggtttcaaatcctttgtgtgcagttgtgtgaatctcttctgttttgttctacaacaaacacgagccggatacaggttggtatacattttacttactcaataattgggtgaaatagttgagaaagcatggcgaggacaaagaagggactttcaaaaacaaacgccaacaagccagaaacagaacggttactaacatggattgacgaagttcgccgcaaaagatcaaagtgtcgccgaatgcgcagacgcgatttacggattgaagcagtgctgacgtgcgctctttccaaagctaaaaatgttttacgcatccggcgattatcagcagcttcaaaaagacagaaatttaaaaaacaatgatAGAAGAAGAAGTTAAACTATACAAATTATGAACTCTACAATGGTGAGGACACGGAAAATCCGGAATCGTCTCAACAGAATCCCCGGGAGGAGCCATCCTGTCCTGAAGTGGGCAGTTTAGACGATGTCGCGTCTAACTtggcagaaataaaagtaacgttacaacgctgaAGTAGCGGGAAAAATGCAAGCGATCAGGTTTGGAAGACCTAACTGTGACAAGAGGATTTCTCGCAACGTTTTATCTACCAAATGCGTAGATTTCAACAACTATATGGAATCTCGAGTCGGTGCTGCAAGAATAGAAATCGCATTACTATCTTGATGTATATatggatattttttgtttgcagTCTTACCGTACGAGATGGCATTGGGACAAGCGGAGGGAGTTGGTGTTCGCAACGATGCTGAAGCGTACTGCACGCTCGAGGACCCCATGTTCTCCAGTCTCTGCGCCTTTCATTGGtttgatttatatattatattatatgtattgatttggtaatatacgtaataatgagcgttcgaagtatgttcgaagagtgtttgatccgatattttttattttcagaaatatatactttgtatgttttatagtttgaagaaaatttgtatagtatattttagcttgtagatttagtagtatcgtttctaatattcgctccattattctgtacgtcaagattttgtatatttgcttaatgttgattaacagttttgtagactttaagaaatgagatgaaattaataaaatttggaaaatgtttacAGTTTTTCTGCAATCTTCTAGTTCATAGTAATGGTAAAAATGCTTTTCTGCCCCGCATaccacatataacgaaattctgtCGCAGGCAAGAGACCCGTACATGTACCCAGGCTGTTGGCCGTCATCGGCAACATTATTTGGCCTGTCGCTGTATGAGATATGGAGTGACGAGAGAGGATTGGTACGGCATACAGAAGGGgggaaatgtctttctttttagaaaatcgtGCATGAAGTTTTCTGGCTGATGAATGGGTTGCACCATGATCAAGTTGTACATAAACGTCTCATCACTCCGCGCTTCCGTATCTTGAACATCCAAGCATCAACTATTTCGAAAATCGTCTGACACGCGATACTCATAGGCTTATTGTGACGAACTACAGCAAATTGTAGCAAACCTTTTTTGGTGGGCTCTAATACCTTTTGTACGTTATCTGGGCTAATGTGTTTCCTCATGACCGGAAAACTGTTTTCATAGCTTGTGCCACCAGGTTGTATGCGAGTTGTCGAAGCACACAAGACAAGCCTCCACTGAATATCAATAAGGAGAGACAGCGCTAGGGGTAATGGCCCCCCCACccctaacgccaattcaatgtacaggaaatattaggactggctagaactagagaacgcgtgaagggggtgcaactgaagttaattcataagagaatcctggagcatccctgtcatacgcgtcgggtggtcatcgtggagttttagtcggtgagagtccgacactactctgctgttacgcaattactgcaacagcggagtgtccatgaggatttctccacgtaaaaaaaaaagaaaaaagatttgtatgtgagttactctggcttatcaatatgccctgttcaaagttggccaagctgaatactgtcacaggcctctatcttccttaataagagctgtaggggatcgaataatgagactaccaatatgtgtactcgttagtgtatttaaaacagatcttgtcgcgaaacgatatcaatacagacgtttagtcacagtttatactgaatcgtttgcgatcacgttcgtttagtcataatcgtcagaaggaggtcaaaagatacaaattcgtcttgttttACGGTTACATGTAGCGGCACCATTGTTCTGCCCGGAGTTCATAACTCCTTGCAATACCtgtgacctaacggtcttgatactccgaagcaaaacaacaacacgGTATGCAGCTaattctaactcttgtgccgctacatcacccccctaccagtgataacgttttattgCCTTTGCCGAGAAAGTCCCCGTGGGTAATCTTTTGTGATGCCTAGCCGAAACCTGCCTGTAACCAGTCGGGAAAACGAACTCTTCGGCCTGACCGTGTAACATACCTATTACTAGTGTTTCCTTCGTTGTCGCTATTCACGTCGCTTTCATTGCGAGCGTTCATTTGTTCTAGTGGAATAAGTATGTCACGGGTTTCGGCGGTTTTCGCGTCGAGATCCTCTGATACTACAAATGCTGGCTTAAGCCGGTCGACGGAAACTTATATATCGCGATTGTTAACATTGATGGTGTACATTTTCTCGCCTCTTCCCGTTGCTCTAAACGGTCCATCGTAAGGCGGCTGTAAAGGGCCTCTAATTGCGTCGTGTCGCAGGAATACGTAGGGAGAAGACTCCAATTCGCGGAAAGTGAATAATTTCTTTTCCCTGTGTTGTGTCACAGGCTGAGGCCGGACTTTCTCCATTTGTTCCTTGAGCAGGGATGCAAATTCCGTGGTGGCACGCTGCTTAGTTGGGTATCGTGCGAACATTTAACGTTCGGTAGTCGCCGCATGGTCGCAAATTTCCATCCTTTTTGGGCAGAACGTGAAGGGGTGATGCCCACGGGCTTTTCGATGGGCGCATCACGGCTTGTTCTATCATCAACTAAAATTCAGCTCTCACCTGCTTGAGGCGGCCCGGTACAAGGCGTTGGTGTTTGTTGTAGACCGGCGGGCCAGGCGTAGTTTCGATGTGGTGTACTACACCGTGTCGGGCCTTTTCCTTCCCGAAAGACGGAGGACGCGTGAGGGTCGGGTATTCCGCCAGTAATTGGGGGTACACCGAATCGCCGCAGATAGTTTTCACCGATGGCGTGTTGTCTATGGCGGCGTACCCCTTTGATGATAACTGGGTCGTCGTGTCGATTAATCTTTTGTTCCGtgggtccacgagcaacccgTAGTGACTCAGGAAATCCATGCCGAGGATAGGTGTCTGGACGTCAGCCACTGTAAAATACCACTTGAAGGCGCGTCGGAGGGACGGGTTGAGGTGGATCGCGACTGTACCATTCGTCGCAATTCGTGCCCCATTAGCCGCGAACAACTCGTACTCGCTCTTCATCGCAGGTCTCTGCACTTTGCTGCGCGGGTAGACGCTGATATCTGCGCCGGTGTCCACCAAGTACGAGATGCGCGTGTTTTTATCCAGAACAAAAATGCAGCGGGAGATCAAACCGTCGTCGTTtgccgcgtttacggacggcCGGTTCCGTTTCCCGATTTCCATGTGCACGGTGAGTGCACTTCTCGGTGCAATTTCTCGCGCGTTCCCCGTACGTCGCATGATAAAGGCATAAGCCACCTTGCCGTGACGGGCTTCGGGATCGCCAACGGCGACGGTATTTAGCGCTGGAGAATGTTCGCCGGCGGCCCCCGATGGTCAACGCGCTTACCTGCGCCTGTATCTGCGTTATTTGTTCCTTCAGCTCGTTGATGGCGGCAGCCGTAGCATCGTTCACCCCGCCGCCGTACGTTGTTGGATTGCCTCCTGCCGTTGTTCGGTCTGTACTGACCGCAACAACCTGTCTTAGTTCCGGGCGTATTTCGTAGATGCTGTCGGCGATCGCGGTCAAAGTTTCGGACCTCTTATCTTGGACGGCGGCTAGGACGCGTTGCACGTACACCGGGAGTCGGCCTTCCCAGAGAGTCCGGATTAATTCGTCTGATATTGCCGGAGTGGCGAGGCTTTTCAGATCCCGTAGAATTGAGAAGGCGTCCCGTCGTCTAGTTGTTGACTCACTATTATTTTGCGTAGGCGTCCGGCGTCTGACTCGCCCAGGAGCGTAGGACGAGCTGCGTGGCACCTCGATCCAAGATGCTCCTTGCCGTGTGAACAACAGCCGTCCGGATGATGCTGTCGTCCCCAGGGTGAACTTGGCGATGCGGCCGAAGGGccgttgcctggatggcacgttgtcTCCGTTGTAGTCTagatcgccgtcttcctcgtcgatgccgagcgatttccaggtgaaattcacgacccagGAAGTGTCGTGgatcttgcttctggaagtgtcgttaaacacctcggcccaggaagtGTCGTTGAAGGGAACGTCGGTGGTGCTTTgtgaagattcatcaagcgcggtgcggaGTTTTGAGGTTCATTGGGaggctggactccccccgatgacccgctcgaatcgcattctcttagtgatgATCCTCGGTGGAGAATGACCGTTGGACGTCGTGACTGTGACTTGCCTTGGTGTTGGAGAGTATACTGGCGTTTTTGGAGCCACGGGTGACTCCAGTGAGATGTTTATGATACGCGACTAGTTCGGTACGGCGCTCTGTGAACTCAGTAGAGAATCGTTGAGATCAGATagaatgttctgtaaattaccgacACCATTTGAGTGATTAGTCATGGTATTAATAATGCTGAAATTATTCTGAGTAGGACCAATTGCAGGCGTAGCACATGTCTGAGGTGGCGAAGGAGGAGTCTTCACGTTACGTCTCGGAGTGTGACTGTCCGATGCAATGTTTCTAATCTGGGGTGGTGCAGATGACGTGATGTAAGAGAGATGATTGGACGTcgatacgttgtgttggacGTCCATCGTGTAAGTATTGGCCGAAGAAACACTGCCCCTGGATGGTTTGTTCACAGTGGATTTCGAAGCCTTTACAGTAGGTTTCGACTCGACGTTGACCTTGTTGCTGTCCTGGATGGGACTCAACCCGTTACTTTCTAGGTTGTGAACTACGGTCAAAGAGTCATGAACGTTCTGTAACAGATTGGGGGAGATTACTTTCTGAATCGATTTGTCGCCTGGTGAGACCTTCTCTTTCTTCAGGTCCGAAGGCTCGTTGAAGGTTGTCACCTTTAAGGTTGTTTGtgtctgttaaggaaattcgaggatttggaaatacaaataattgactatatttcacacacaacagctatacatctatattacactctgaagaacgtcttgcacgcacgcctGTCGCCACCCGACTATCCAGAATCTTCTAACgtcagtcttttgtctcaactaagacctggacgccctctgacccttacacacacacactctcatgtacagcgtaaatgtatcacttccctaacacgcctccttacatttatactgtacacttaattttatttacatacttgtcgaattaacaaaatatttaccatttatcgctttatttacatttctcttattttacattcatccatgacctaaacctttcaagtttctctctacacagtgtcttcgtaaaaatatccgcagtgttttcttctgtacttacttttattatgtttatcttattttcctttacgtactcgtgaacgtagtggtaatgaacttcaatgtgtttagaattttttgtaaaagttccgtattttgctatactcattactccagtgTTAtgctcatagatttttacagggttatcgtctacatttacatcgaagattttaattagttctctgatagtcattacttcgctcaccgcttccgatagagtaacatactctgcatacgtcgaggcttttgtcacacacctttgttttttagacttccatccaattacatttccatacaatctaattacatacccacaagtcgatttcctatctatataatctcctgcccaatcagcgtccacataacaatctatcgtttcgcacttttcatttcttttataatgtagccctaaatctctagtccggtacaaatatttcaatattcgcaaggcatatttaaaatgtgtctcgttacaacaatcttgaaatctactcaggtaattcacactataacttatatcgggtctggtatttacactaatatacagcaatgcgccaattaaattcttgtatccaatgtcctctccatttatctcagctttttcaatttttaagttggtctccataggtgtacagtacaatttgctattatgtaatttatatttgtttgctaatgattctatgtatttcttttggcttaatctcatttcattttttaaataatcatactctatattaattccaagatattcttttacttcacctaaatctttcatttcaaatttatcagttaataattttttttacactttgtatcttccctttgtttttaccacaaatcaacaaatcgtctacgtatattaacaaataaacaacattttctccctctccataagtatataggcacagctctatattgttcttcttaaaacctaatctcgtcacatacttatcaaaacactcataccagtctctcggactttcttttaacccataaagcgctttcgataatttacaaactctattcgttccgtccgcatatccctttggttgatttacatatacctccgaggttacttcaccatttaaaaaggcagtttctacatccatttgctcaattattaatctattttgacaacaatatgatagcaatatcttaaaggtctgattactcgccactggagaatatatgtcatcggctacgtttctttgttgaaatccccttaccactaatctagccttatacctgtcctctgattttttcgtgtaaacccattttacatctaatacttctttgccttttaccatttctaccaatttccaagttttattcttatagagacattctatttccttatccatagcctgtttccaaacttcattattttcgcaacaaatcgcctcctcaaatgtacgagggatatctactttacaataatttgcatgaatctcgcaaatattttccttttctggataccttactggagttttcttaatacgtgtagatctcctagtagtgtttgagctttcagtactactatcattttcatcttccctaccttctaactcttccttatccataccatccaatgaatagttatcttcgctatcatttctctAATCTGCCTCCAATGagttttcctcaaaaccgatacattaagtgtctgtctctatgacctctacatgtctagctattgttatttttccacctaataagactctgtatccttcttcactatatcctaatagaattcccatatctgccttcttgtcccatttggaaactcttttttgttctggccttcttacaaaaactttacttccatatagatgtagatttttaacacttggctttctcccgaagaatatttcaaatggtgtctttctctctatagtattcgctaatattagatttttcaagtataccgctgtacaaactatttccggccagtaccttttatgtactttcgcttccgctaacaagcaccGCGCCAtatccatcactgttctattatacctttccgctgtcccgtttaattcatgtacgtatgttgggcaattatttattcttatacctttatcccttgcaaatttataaattcgattatttaaatattctttgccattatcgcatcttaatatttttaacctcttgcccgttaaattttcggcttcatttacgaactgtacgaaagaatcaaagacctcatcttttgattttatacaatagatcctagttattttactataatcatcgataaatgaaataaaatatttttctccattgaatccggtagtcttaaagggaccacatacgtccgtatgaataatttccattatttccctagccttagttcgattatttttgaaaggtaagttatgcattttgctttctatacacaccctacatttcaaaagttccttttcaaattcattcggtatgccagtcactagctgctctttacccaaaatctttaagtatttaaaatttacgccATAAATTTACGCcaagtatttaatatttatgccatctttcctttttactcataccactacgttcggcgctgtttactaagtgcttcttccctttcaatatactgaggtggtatggtgataggtgcgtaaggaactactcttggtgtttttaacgaacaatagtttaattagaactaatcaacaatcagagttaacaattaacaactaaccattacacttaacagacaacaggtaacaactaacaaataacgatagacaccgagagatcattcgacgcgttgctatgcaaatagtaccgaggagttacacatttaatggcgcaagacagactgactctgcttttgtttcggatcgcgcagattcttcccttcgtagcccatcgatatcccccactagcgtgcattcattagatgtgccgccagtgctggcacgtgtatgctctgccgagaattcggcggaaagagtgtgaagatatcgatggtacattgggcacgtcggtgttgcgctttggcggcgtcgcgctttgcatccggagccgttgaaaagttccgtggcccgtgccgccacagtacccccttaccagtaataacgctatataaatgaaaaatatataaatgttacaggcaagggtgcacgttcgccggctcctaacgcctatccgagacccgcctgaaaccaatcaggaaatcgaactctcctgcccgcgcgtgtggtgtgatgaactcttgagtccccttcgctttgttcgttttgggcaccgggcggtattgttacattgcgcccttccgtgctatggtgttcaatattatcgttaaatagaaatgcgggtttcaatcggtctatggacactattacgtttttattatttatttgaatagtgaaggtcttttttcctcgctctataacctgatacggcccgtcgtagggtggttgtaaggggtctccgatggcgtcgcgacgcagaaatacataaggcgatgtttcgaggtcgcggaacacgaaagttctcttttcgccgtgtcgcgtaattggATGAGGTCTGATTTTTCCTATTCGGTCTTTTAGGCGACTTGCGAATTCCGAATTGGCCTGTTGTTTAGTCGGTATAAAAAATTCGgccggcaatcgtatgccggtgccataaaccatttcggctgccgtcgcgtttaggtcctctttaatagctgttcgtatgcctaatagaactatcggcaagatatccacccagttgctcgtatcgtggcatttgattgctgcttttagttgtcggtggaggcgctctaccatcccgttggacgcggggtgataggctgtcgtgcgcaaatgtctgatgccgagcaaccggcatagttcgttaaataggttcgactcgaactggcgtccttgatcggtcgttattcttaaaggcacgccgaaaccagatatccacgtggaaaggagagccgaagcgacggttgcctccatgtcggcgatgggaacggcttcgggccaacgcgaaaaacggtcgatgcacgttagacaatatcggtagccttttgaatatggcatcacgataatgtctatgtgtaagtgttcgaaacggcccgctaattctccgaatgttccgacgggtgaggatacgtgcctggtgactttacattGTTGACACGGGATACATCGTCGTGTCCTATTTCGGGAGTCCTTGTTtatggacggccagacgaaacgcgtcgtcaccaggttttgagtggcacgtatccctggatgggaaagtccatggagcgaattaaatacgtcgcgccgcaaggatttcggtacgtacggtcgtacaaagtcacccgatacgtcgcaatatatttctacgtcgtgatcggggaaacgtattttctttaaccgtagcgcggatgtaccggagttgacgatgttgcttagttctttgtcggcttcttgcgcggcggcgagagctcgatggtccacagactttcctatcgcttcgatgcgtgacagagcgtcggcaacattattgtctaaccccttgatatatcttatgtcggtagtgaattgtccgatgtaatctagttgccggaattgtcgcggcgaacacttatcaggatcttggttgaacgcatatgtaaggagtttatgatcggtgtaaattataaaatttctcccttcaatggcgtgtcgaaatcgctttaccgcagtgtacatagcgagtaattcgcggtcgtacgcgctgtactttcgctgcgcggatttcaacggtttggtaaggaaacctaacggctgccaagagtcgttgacgcgttgctggaggaccgctcctattccatagtcggatgcgtctaccgcgaggctaacaggtgcgccaggtatcggatgcgctaacatcgtggcgttagcgagggcgcgtttcgactcgcggaagctggcttcggattgctctgtccatttgatgggcgcgttgcccttttttcctccttttaataggtcgtttaggggttgaaaaatttttgcggcccccggtatgaaacgtcggtagaaattaatcataccgaggtacctgcgtagtgctttaacggtcccggggagcggtacttctacaatagcgtcaacgcgttcggctagcggCTTTATCCCGTCGGCGTTTACGGTGTGTCCCAAGAATGTGTAACAGTTTGATCAATTTGTTATGCGCATTGGTTAAATCATGTGTGGTTAGAGGTCTCCCTCGATCCTGTTTTTGTCTCCATCGGAGGCAACGAGTGGTAGTTCTAATCAGCTTGGGCCAAGAAGAAAATCTCTCCAGTAGACTGTGGTCAGCGGGAGTCACGGCCAGACATGTTGCTTTCTTCTGCTCTGATATTTCAGTTAATGGTACTGGGTTCCACGTCGGCCAGTATCTTTCTGGTTGTTGGAGCCATTCCGGACCATGTTGCCAAATGGTTGGTCGCAGGAAATCTTCGGGTGATTGGCCTCGAGATATGAGATCTGCAGGGTTATCGGCAGCGGGAATGTGACGCCAATCTGAGGTGTGAGTCTTCTGCTGAATTTCTGTCACACGATTAGCGACAAAGGTTTTCAGCGTATGGGGTGATGTATTGATCCAATGAAGTACGATTGTAGAATCCGTCCAGTAAACAGTCCGAGAAATGTTGCTTGGTAAAGCTTGAAGGACTGTGGTGGCCAATGATGCGAGAAGAAGTGCTCCACTCAGTTCCAGCCTTGGAATGGTTTGTGATTTCAGTGGAGCCACCTTTGATTTTGCAGTGAGGAGTCGTGTCCAGACATGACCATCCGGAGTGATGATGCGAAGGTAAACGCATGCCCCATAAGCCCTTTCGCTAGCGTCACAGAACCCGTGTAATTCATTTCCGCTGCTGCCTTGATTATCGTTTTACGTGGAAACTTCACGTTATTCAATAATGGCAGCTGTGCATAATATTTGCTCCATTCCGTGTGCACGTCAGCCGGTAGAGATTCGTCCCAATCAATTTTTAAAGTCCAGAGTCGTTGGAGCAGCATCTTAGCTCGAACGATCACTGGTGGCAATAATCCGAGGGGGTCGTAGATCTTGGCGATTTCGGAGCTGATTGTTCTCTTCGTGATTCGAGAGGCGGTGGAATTAATTTTTACGGAATATAGGATCGAATCGTCAAAGGAATTCCAAACCACACCCAGAGTTTTGAAGGTTTGCGATTCGCCTAGTAGCAGCTTGTCGTTTATGTCCTGCTCGGAAAGTCCTCGTAGCAGTTCCCGGTCGTTCGATGCCCATTTTCGAATGTTTAAGCCGGCTAGTTCAAGCAGTTCCGTGAGCTCCGTTCTCCATGATCGTGCCTCGACCTTTCTATCAACTCCAGTGAGAACATCGTCGACGTAGAAGTCTCGCTGTAAGACCGTCGCCGCTCGTGGGTACCGATGTCCCCCGTCGTCCGCCAGTTGTTTGAGGCACCGAATGGCTAGATCAGGGGCCGCTGACAGCCCGAATGTCACTGTATTAAGTTGATAGCTGTCAACTTCTCCATCAGAATTGCGCCacaaaatttgttgaa from the Bombus vancouverensis nearcticus unplaced genomic scaffold, iyBomVanc1_principal scaffold0035, whole genome shotgun sequence genome contains:
- the LOC143304429 gene encoding uncharacterized protein LOC143304429, whose amino-acid sequence is MAMKRLISLCRRFQRDKRFEADYRAVIQEYVELGHMTKITTDNCTDDGYFLPHHGVIKESSQTTKLRVVFDGSAPTTTGVSLNDVLHTGPKLQDDLFFILLRFRSHQYVITGDVEKMYRQFLVRPEDRKFQQILWRNSDGEVDSYQLNTVTFGLSAAPDLAIRCLKQLADDGGHRYPRAATVLQRDFYVDDVLTGVDRKVEARSWRTELTELLELAGLNIRKWASNDRELLRGLSEQDINDKLLLGESQTFKTLGVVWNSFDDSILYSVKINSTASRITKRTISSEIAKIYDPLGLLPPVIVRAKMLLQRLWTLKIDWDESLPADVHTEWSSSGNELHGFCDASERAYGACVYLRIITPDGHVWTRLLTAKSKVAPLKSQTIPRLELSGALLLASLATTVLQALPSNISRTVYWTDSTIVLHWINTSPHTLKTFVANRVTEIQQKTHTSDWRHIPAADNPADLISRGQSPEDFLRPTIWQHGPEWLQQPERYWPTWNPVPLTEISEQKKATCLATQTTLKVTTFNEPSDLKKEKVSPGDKSIQKVISPNLLQNVHDSLTVVHNLESNGLSPIQDSNKVNVESKPTVKASKSTVNKPSRGSVSSANTYTMDVQHNVSTSNHLSYITSSAPPQIRNIASDSHTPRRNVKTPPSPPQTCATPAIGPTQNNFSIINTMTNHSNGVGNLQNILSDLNDSLLSSQSAVPN